DNA from Salmo salar chromosome ssa24, Ssal_v3.1, whole genome shotgun sequence:
CTCTGTTTTGGTATTTTctccattctctttctttctACATCTTTCTGTTTGTTGTTCTCaccctccatcttctcctccaTGTCCATTTGGTTCTGTTTCCATAGATTTTTGTCTGTTTCCATATTTTCTAATTCTATCAGCTGTTCCTTGATTTTCTTGAAGACTTCCTCCAATTCAGACGTCTTTTTGTCATTGATGAGGGCTGTCTccatctgcatctctctctccactctatttttcatctcctcttctcttcgtctccaatcattttctctctctctgtctctatcaaaTGTTCTCTCTGGTTCAGTCTCATCTTTCAATCTAATCTCTTCTTTCATTCTCGCAACCTCTCTGTCTAACACTAGTACATTTTGGTTAACCTGTttcactctctcattctgtcttctATACGCTTCTTTCGCTCTTTCAAATTTGATTTTGTATTGCATTTCTTTTGTTGTCATATCTTCTTTcagtctctcaacctctctctctaactcttttGCCTTTTCGTTAACCAGTTTGACTTTCTCATTCTCTGCAATACGCATGTCTCTTCCTCTTTCAAATATTATCTCCTTTTCAATCTCTTTCAATCTCTCAATCTCTCGTTCTAACGCTTTTATCGTTTCTTCTGCCTGTTTCACTTTCTTCTTCATTTCTTGTCTTTCCAATTCTGcttttctctccctttccatctccctttctctctctttttccctctctctttccctctctctttctgtctcaataGGTTTGTTGTTCCAGGCCAGTCTTGGTCGCTGATCCTCCATGACTTTCTGCCATAGCCTCAATCTCTCTATCTCTTGCTTCATTTTAAAAGGTGAAATTAGTGATAATCTATGACCAAGACATACTTTCAAAGGATTTGCAGAGAATGATacatagaaatacaacctagACCTAGGTAATTGAATCAAACACTGGACAACATCAATAGCAGGGTTATTTTGATCAATTCATCTGGACAATTCATTGTCAATTAATGTATTGACATGTTTGAAAGAATTATGAGACATTTTAtggacaaatacaaacacacaactaGCTTGCCCATTCAGTTAGGGGTTTGAGAAATTCCCGTTGCAATTTGTGTGATGTTACAACAATGTTACCTCTGATGTTTATGCTTGTAGAAATTACTCCTACAAATGATGTTTCACTAATGCAATTATTTACAACCTGCACACATACagttatcaacaacaacaacagtaatgatgTTAATAAGGAAGTGGATATTCAACCGGCAGAAGAAAGGCATAGGGGTTGAGATAAATGAAGGTTAGGTTCAGGACCTAGAGTtgggttaaggtaaaggttaggTATAGTTTCAGTGAGGTCAAGGTAAGGGTTAACGTTAAGGAAAGGCATAAAAGTTAACATTTGGTTAGCGTACCGCTGTCCGCCACGATTCATTGCCTTTTAATAATAACAATGACATGTCTTACGTGGGCCAGTTGTAGATCCACCATCAGTAGCTCCAGCAGATGTTTGAGGCTCTTGATCTCCTGCATTTTTCTGTTGTTCTCCTTCGCTTCTGTGACTCTCTGTGCCTCCCTTTCTTGCCTCTGTCTTTGCCTCctgctccctctgtctctctgcctctctctgtctctctgcctctctctgtctctctgcctccctctgtctctctgcctcccctcttgtctctgcctctctctgtctctctgcctccctctgtctctctgcctctctctgtctgtctctctgcctctgctctctgtctctctgcttctctttgtctctctgcctccctctgtctctctgcctccctctgtctctctgcctctctctggctctctgcttctctctggctcAGGATTTCAACCTTCCACTCTTTCATTAGACCCCTTTctactcttcttctcctccttacCTCTTCTAAAAGGGATCTGAGATGGTCTGTCTCAGACTGTAATTGTTCAATGATCTTGTCCTTCTCCGTTCCACCATTCCTCTTCTTCTTTTCCTCCTCCCAGAGGCAGACTTGAAGTCTGTCCATCTCCTTCTTCTGATTTCGGATCGTTCGATCCTTCCCCCTCAACTCAAGCATGTGGGCTTCCTTCTCTGTACaggtcttcttctcttctctcaggaACTGAACCTCCATCTCTGCCTGCTTGTAGCTGGGAGCAAAGGAATGTCCACACATTATTTAGGAAGTGAACTCAGACAATTTACtacaatattaaaataataattaaactTCTGCTCAATTAAACTGTCTTTAATCACACAACTAACACATCTGTGACTTACAGTACGTGAATGTAATGAGTTGACTGTCCATGATGGCCAGAGGTGGGTAATgtgtagctctggtccagggcgttacGTACAGCTTGCAGACACTGAGCCTTCCTTCAGCAAGCCGCACAtaatgccctggaccagagctaggttATGTGATGAATGACTTACAGACTGTTCCACATGATAGGAGGGGGTAAGAAGACAGTCCCAGTAGGAGACGGAGATCGTCCAGAAGAAGAAGAGGTGTCCATCTCCTCAGAGACTGTAGTAAAGGTCTACAAGTTTTATTTCTGGAAAATAAAGAGATGCCTTCGTTCAGCAAcaatgtgtgtttctatgtttctgtCACTAGATGGGGCCATTGTACACAACATTTACTCACCAGGTCAGTTAATTCAGAAAtagtctacacactacagtacTCAAGCTCTAGCCTacaacccatcatgcatcagcacAAGTAATATAATACTACCTCATCACAACTTCATAATCCCAGTACACCTGGATTGTGTTCACAAAGTGTTTcagggtaggagtgctgatctaggatcagatccccccGTCCATCAAAACGTATTCAGTTTGATTTAAAAGACACAATTGATTATTGATCAGCACTCCTTCTATGAGACTTTGTGAATATGAGCCTGTGTGAAAGAACCTTTCTGGCATATGCTGGCTAGacagtacacagacagacagatagtccgacagacagacagaagagtagATATAGATGGACTGATTGATAGCAACAGAAAAAAACAAAGATATAATTGTATTTTATAATGTCAGaaagaaaaaatatttcaaatacattaaCGTTCACCTTCACATGTGTTATCTTACCATGACAGAATTATAGTCTAAGTAGGCTAGCGGTTGGTTAATGTATTGTAAACTTGTGTAAATATTAGACTCACCTCAAATCACACGTGTCAAAGCGCAGTTTTAGTGTGGAACCGAATAATATCTTTGGCATGAACTTTCTCTGGTCTGGAGCTGTATTGTTGCGTCATTTGAAACGCTTGACCGTCATAATCGGTTCACCGCGCCTGCTTGATTGACAGCTAGGGGTTCTCCTGCGCATCAGTGTCCAAAAGTCGATATTGTTGAGCTACTCATAATTGATAAAGacatttataaccattttcactcGACTTTTATTTCGTGTATTTTTGTCTAAGGTTATTTGGTAGTCTATGTTGTGTGATTTCTCTTTGTATGGACCTAAAGTACAATGAAATACAAACAGCAACCATAGCCTACAAACATTTCCCACACAAATACAAATGTGGGTGTTTAGTGAGTACACAAAATAATAACAGGACAGCCATAACTgtacaaacaaacatacaatcacaaCTCTTGGGCACCAAATATTCAATGTAAAAGCCAAAAGGTAGGCTAACATGAAGTCCGATTCTGAAATGCGCGTCAACAATTGAAGAACTCGTTTTTAAGCATGAAATAAATCCTCGTGGACCAGATTGACCCGCTCTCCCCACTATGTATTGTTTCTGCAGTGAGGATTCACCCCCTTTAGACAATGATGTTGTAATTTATCTGCAGAAAAACGTTGATCTGAGCTCAacaagcagtagtagcagtatgcaaaTCAGAGAGCCAGATGAATGGATCTTTCACCGATGCATTTCGGTTCCCGACGTTCAACAAAAAGATCCGTTCAAAAAGAGCCGTTCGTTCGTGAACGACACATCACCACACTGTAGTTCTCCACCATTGCGTATCGTGAGCTGGAGGAGCGTTCATCTAACCTCTCATCCAAGTAAATGGCAGCGGCGCATCATCCATCCGCTGAATGTCCCAAGGGAGGGAGGATAGTTTACGATGCAACAAGCGTTTGGGGAGCACATTCATTGAAACGCAATGAGTGTTTTTAAATTGTTGAGGGACTCTTGCTCCAGGGGAAATCTCAGCAGCGATGTCTCTGCTGTGCGTCAGAGGTGGGATCTTTACCTTCTTCACTATGCTTATTATACTGTACATATCTGTCACACTAATCACATTGCACTCAGGAAAGTTGTCTGTAGGCTATTGGGGAGATGCGCATAGCCCGTTGAGTTGTCACGTTCCATGATTAGGCCTATGACTTTTGATTCCACTTTGGCTACCTTGCACCATATTGTCCTCTCTTGCTATATCTTACACTTTATGCCCTTGTGCAGATCTTCTCTCTAAACAATAATCATGATAGTGTGAATGAGTTGAGTAAACTACACTGTTGTTATCTTctcagtctgtactgtactgtccctgGAAGACCCTCCACATAGTTCACCTAGATCCAGTCCACTTTGTACCGctggtcaactaatcatcaaaacCTCTGATTAgtgaatcaggtgtgctggtgGTGGAATACATGATATGAACTGGTTAGGGGGAGGACAGGTTTGAGAAGGGAGATACTAAATGGACTTTTCTGACCAACATCCCATTGACAGCCCATCTGGCCAAAACCTGAAACCTAAAACTGACCCTAACCTGAAACCTAaaactgaccctaaccttaaccttaaccctaacattaaccaaaCCTTTAAGCCTTAAAGGtagtctcatcatgggtgtgattcagactgtagtttctccatgtgtgtccagtaaacctcctctcatcatgggtgtgattcagactgtagtttctccctgtgtctccagtaaacctcctctcatcatgggtgtgattcagactgtagtttctccctgtgtgtccagtaaacctcctctcatcatgggtgtgattcagactgtagtttctccctgtgtgtccagtaaacctcctctcatcatgggtgtgattcagactgtagtttctccctgtgtgtccagtaaagcttctctcatcatgggtgtgattcagactgtagtttctccctgtgtctccagtaaacctcctctcatcatgggtgtgattcagactgtagtttctccctgtgtctccagtaaacctcctctcatcatgggtgtgattcagactgtagtttctccctgtgtctccagtaaacctcctctcatcatgggtgtgattcagcctGAAGCTGGAGAGGCCAGTGGCAAACCAGCCCGACCACTTTATTACTAGTTGGGGATAGATTGTATCTCTAGAGTTACAGtagggcatttccatgtaaaaggacccaggaGCACCAACGTGATGTTCATAGGAGCATGTGTAATTTGGTGTCAAATGAAatctaagagtctatatttttggTAAATGTAACTCTAGATTCATTTTTCAACCAgtgaaggctttgatttctgggtaaacagatggaaaagggatCTTAGAAAACATCttccagaaaaagtcttaaaaggtcCAATATCAGAACTACATAAAAACAGAATCATGTTGACGTAAAGACCCCTGActactaatatcaacacttacaTTTGGTTTTAGAGAAAGAGTTAACCTTCTTTAAGTTTCAGAAAAATTCCCTTGTGCCTTttaattccgttaccaaaaacccacataacTTTCAGGTATtttcacatttctctccctcagtgaGGAGGGATTATAATGAAAAAAATGGTAGAGATAAAAATGACTTATAGTGATTTTTCTGAGATCAACTTTGTTATTAAGTTGTTCAAATTCGTAATTCCAAATTGGTAACGGAATTACCAAAGAATCTGTAATAGAATTactgcaactgaattggctacaatggaaaTCATAATAGTCACAAACCACAATTGGGTTACCTGGTACTGTCCTCcattccactggcatactgttcagctcataaaggttttctttctcttctcttgtgGTCAAACCAAGAGTGTTAATACAGTCTGTctggacaatctctctctctctttctctctctctcaaatgatTCCGTGTTTTACTGAGTCACTCTGACCAGACTGACTGATTTGGTTTGTTTTCACAGACACTATAATTGATTAACTGTCGATCTCAGGAGTCATATTGAGTTGGCTTCAGTCTCAGTGGTCACACGGCACATGATTCAGAGTCAAGCTTACTGATTCAGAATCAAACTGACTGATTCAGGATCTCTGTTAACACTGGAACCGCTGGGCCTCAAGACCCCCCATCAAGCTGATGAGCAGTCATTTTGACT
Protein-coding regions in this window:
- the LOC123730385 gene encoding trichohyalin, whose amino-acid sequence is MDTSSSSGRSPSPTGTVFLPPPIMWNSLYKQAEMEVQFLREEKKTCTEKEAHMLELRGKDRTIRNQKKEMDRLQVCLWEEEKKKRNGGTEKDKIIEQLQSETDHLRSLLEEVRRRRRVERGLMKEWKVEILSQREAESQREAERQREAERQREAERQREAERQRAQRVTEAKENNRKMQEIKSLKHLLELLMVDLQLAHQEIERLRLWQKVMEDQRPRLAWNNKPIETEREREREREKEREREMERERKAELERQEMKKKVKQAEETIKALEREIERLKEIEKEIIFERGRDMRIAENEKVKLVNEKAKELEREVERLKEDMTTKEMQYKIKFERAKEAYRRQNERVKQVNQNVLVLDREVARMKEEIRLKDETEPERTFDRDRERENDWRRREEEMKNRVEREMQMETALINDKKTSELEEVFKKIKEQLIELENMETDKNLWKQNQMDMEEKMEGENNKQKDVERKRMEKIPKQRQQEDEKKKEMEREEEEEERHKQKQIEMKEKEREREKERQR